The Henckelia pumila isolate YLH828 chromosome 2, ASM3356847v2, whole genome shotgun sequence genome includes a window with the following:
- the LOC140880650 gene encoding large ribosomal subunit protein uL4-like, with protein MAAAAVRPLVSVLTLENDMVTDGAAAGANSVPLPDVMKSSIRPDIVTFVHGQISNNARQPYAVSKRAGHQTSAESWGTGRAVSRIPRVPGGGTHRAGQGAFGNQCRGGRMFAPTKIWRRWHRAVNVNQKRHAIASAIAASAVTSLVLARGHKIDEVPELPLVVSDSIEGVEKTNAAIKILKQIGAFPDAEKAKDSHAIRPGKGKMRNRRYISRKGPLIVYGTEGAKLKTAFRNIPGVEIAHVSRLNLLKLAPGGHLGRFIVWTKSAFEKLDEVYGTFDKPSEKKKGYVLPRAKMVNADLARIINSDEVQSVVKPIKKEIKRATLKKNPLKNLNVMLKLNPYAKTARRMALLAEADRVKAKQEKLDKKRKQITKEEASAIKSASRNWYKTMISDSDYTEFENFTKWLGVSQ; from the exons ATGGCCGCCGCCGCCGTTCGCCCGCTCGTCTCCGTGCTAACCCTGGAGAACGACATGGTCACAGATGGGGCCGCCGCCGGGGCCAATTCTGTGCCACTCCCCGACGTTATGAAGTCGTCGATCCGTCCTGACATTGTGACATTTGTCCACGGTCAAATCTCAAACAACGCACGCCAGCCTTATGCTGTGTCGAAACGCGCCGGACACCAAACCTCAGCGGAGTCTTGGGGAACCGGTCGCGCAGTTTCGCGAATTCCCCGCGTTCCAGGTGGAGGAACCCATCGCGCCGGTCAGGGTGCCTTCGGAAACCAGTGCCGTGGTGGAAGGATGTTTGCTCCGACGAAGATCTGGCGCCGCTGGCATAGAGCGGTGAATGTGAATCAGAAGAGACACGCCATTGCTTCGGCGATCGCCGCTTCTGCTGTTACTTCTCTTGTACTGGCGAGAGGGCACAAGATCGATGAAGTTCCGGAGCTTCCTCTGGTTGTGTCAGACTCTATTGAAGGTGTTGAGAAGACTAACGCCGCCATCAAAATTCTGAAGCAAATCGGAGCTTTTCCTGATGCTGAGAAGGCCAAGGACAGCCACGCTATTCGTCCTGGTAAGGGGAAAATGCGTAACCGTAGGTATATCTCGAGGAAGGGTCCTCTTATCGTCTATGGTACTGAAGGAGCTAAGCTGAAAACCGCATTCCGCAACATCCCAGGCGTCGAGATTGCTCATGTTTCGCGCCTAAATCTACTGAAGCTCGCTCCTGGTGGTCATCTTGGGAGGTTTATTGTCTGGACTAAGTCTGCTTTTGAGAAGTTGGATGAGGTTTACGGTACTTTTGATAAACCGTCTGAGAAGAAGAAGGGCTACGTGTTGCCGCGGGCTAAGATGGTCAATGCTGATTTGGCAAGAATCATCAACTCCGACGAGGTGCAGTCTGTGGTGAAACCAATCAAGAAGGAAATCAAGAGGGCAACTTTGAAGAAGAACCCGTTGAAGAATCTGAATGTTATGTTGAAGCTTAATCCGTATGCAAAGACTGCTCGGCGGATGGCCCTCTTGGCTGAGGCAGATCGTGTTAAGGCCAAGCAGGAGAAGCTGGACAAGAAGAGAAAGCAGATCACAAAG GAGGAGGCATCAGCGATCAAATCTGCTAGCAGGAATTGGTATAAGACGATGATCTCTGATAGCGACTACACAGAATTTGAGAACTTTACAAAGTGGTTGGGTGTGTCTCAGTAA
- the LOC140879623 gene encoding probable protein phosphatase 2C 38, which produces MKMVKPCWKPLVEGDVSWRRGDGTRRGGDLNGKNDGLLWYKDLGHHVNGEFSMAVIQANGLMEDQSQLESGPLSSLDSGPYGTFIGVYDGHGGPETSRYVNQSLFKNLKKFASQHQEISANVIKQAFLETEDEFLDLVREQWLNKPQMASVGTCCLVGIISNGLLHIANAGDSRAVLGRADKAIRGVTAIQLSTEHNANLEYIRDELRSLHSDDPQIVVLKHKVWRVKGIIQISRSIGDAYLKKPEFNKEPLLAKFRLSEPFSKPILSAEPSIFTHKLNPKDQFVILASDGLWEQLSNQEAVDIVHSHPHQGVAKKLVKAALRVAAKKREMRYSDLKKIDRGVRRHFHDDITVVVVFIDPSAMNRGASCVSSTVSIRGGGGSAIPSSIC; this is translated from the exons ATGAAAATGGTGAAGCCTTGTTGGAAACCGTTGGTTGAGGGTGATGTAAGTTGGAGAAGAGGTGACGGGACTCGCCGAGGTGGCGATTTGAATGGCAAGAATGATGGATTGTTGTGGTATAAGGATTTAGGGCATCATGTGAATGGAGAATTTTCAATGGCAGTGATTCAGGCCAATGGTTTGATGGAGGATCAAAGCCAGCTTGAATCCGGGCCATTGAGTTCGCTTGATTCGGGGCCTTATGGTACTTTTATTGGAGTGTATGATGGTCATGGAGGACCTGAGACATCTCGATACGTCAACCAGAGCTTGTTCAAAAATCTCAAGA AGTTTGCCTCACAGCATCAAGAAATATCTGCAAATGTTATCAAACAAGCTTTCTTGGAAACTGAGGACGAGTTTCTTGACCTGGTGAGGGAGCAATGGCTCAATAAACCGCAAATGGCTTCGGTGGGAACATGTTGTTTGGTAGGGATAATAAGCAATGGACTCCTACACATTGCCAATGCAGGAGACTCGCGTGCTGTATTAGGCAGGGCAGATAAGGCTATTAGAGGGGTGACCGCTATTCAATTATCAACCGAGCACAATGCCAATCTAGAATATATCAGGGATGAGTTGCGATCGTTGCATTCGGATGATCCACAAATAGTGGTTCTCAAGCACAAAGTTTGGCGTGTGAAGGGTATCATACAG ATATCAAGATCCATTGGGGATGCTTATCTCAAGAAGCCAGAGTTCAATAAAGAACCCCTATTGGCAAAGTTTAGGCTATCCGAGCCCTTCAGCAAACCGATTCTTAGTGCAGAGCCATCAATATTTACGCACAAACTCAATCCCAAGGATCAGTTTGTAATACTTGCTTCCGATGGTTTGTGGGAGCAACTTAGCAACCAAGAAGCAGTTGACATTGTCCACAGCCACCCGCATCAG ggtgttgctaagaaacTTGTGAAAGCAGCTCTCCGAGTAGCagcaaagaaaagagaaatgcGATATTCAGACCTGAAGAAAATCGATCGGGGTGTGAGGAGGCATTTCCACGATGATATCACAGTCGTGGTGGTCTTTATTGATCCATCTGCTATGAATAGGGGAGCCTCTTGTGTTAGTTCCACTGTTTCGATCAGAGGCGGAGGCGGGAGCGCCATTCCCTCCTCGATTTGTTAA